From Planococcus halocryophilus, the proteins below share one genomic window:
- a CDS encoding PTS sugar transporter subunit IIB, producing MKIMVVCGNGLGSSFIMELNVKKALKELGKTAEVGHTDLTSAKSEQADIFIGAADIMSQLDDGNRTIVNLENMMSIPEIKSKLEPHLV from the coding sequence ATGAAAATCATGGTAGTGTGCGGAAACGGATTAGGTAGTAGTTTCATCATGGAATTGAATGTTAAAAAAGCATTAAAAGAATTGGGGAAAACTGCAGAAGTCGGACATACAGACCTCACTTCAGCTAAATCAGAACAAGCTGATATTTTTATTGGAGCAGCAGATATCATGAGTCAATTGGATGACGGAAACAGAACCATTGTTAATTTAGAAAATATGATGAGCATTCCAGAGATCAAATCAAAACTTGAGCCGCATTTAGTATAA